TGGCGATACCGCGCACCACGCCGACGAGCAGCGCCGAGATGACGACGCCCCAGAAGCTGCCGAGGCCGCCGATCACGACGACGACGAAGGCGATCGTCATGATCTCCGCGCCCATCGCCGGGTGCACGGTGGTGATCGGCGCGAAGAAGGCGCCGCCGAGCGCTGCCATGCCGACGCCGAGCATCACGATCGCGGTCATGTAGGGCTGCAGTCGGATGCCGAGGGCTGCAACCATGTCCGGCCGCTGGATGCCGGCGCGCACCACGCGGCCGAACGAGGTCTTCTGCAGCAGCAGCCAGATTCCGAGCAGCACGGCGGCAACGACAGCGAGGATCAGCAGGCGATAGCGCGAGAACAGGAAGTCGCCGATGATGACCGAGCCGCGGAAGTTTTGCGGGATCTCGGTCGTAACAGGGGCGGCGCCCCAGATCATGCGGATCGCCTGCTCGGCGACCATCGCGAGGCCGAAGGTCACGAGCAGGCTCAGGATCGGATCAGCCGTGTAGAAGCGGCGCAGGATGAAGCGCTCGAACAGGATGCCGAGCAGGGCGACCGCGAACGGCGAGATCACCACGGAGGCGCCGAAGCCGAGGCGCTTGGTCAGCTCGACGCACACATAGGCACCTAACGCATAGAAGGCGCCGTGGGCGAGATTGACGATGCCGCCGACGGAGAAGATCAGCGACAGCCCGAGCGCGATGAGCAGGTAATAGCCTCCGAGCACGAGGCCATTCACCACCTGTTCCAGCAAGAACTCGAACTGCATGTTGCGCCCTTAGCTTTTGATGAAGAACGGCGCCGGCAGGGCCGGCGCCGTCGACGCCCATCGGCCGTGCCGCGCGGATGCGCGTCAGGCTTTCATCTCGCAGGGGTTCTGCTCTTTGGTCGGATAGATCGTCTCCAGCGGATCGTTCGCCGCCGGCACCGCATCGCCCAGCACCAGCATGTCCCACTGGTCCTTCATCTGGTCCTTTGGCTTGACCGTGAAGGGATAGGCCTCCTGCACCAGCTGGTGGTCCCAGCTGCGGAAATAAGCCTTGCGCGCCTTCATGATGTCGAACTGGCTCTGCTTCTCGAAATAGGCGATCAGCTCGCTACTGTCGGTCGACTTCGTCGTGTTGATCGCCTCCGCCAGCAGCTTGAGCGTGATGTACTCGATCCAGGCGTGGTTCTCCGGCGGCTTGCCGTACTTCTTGCTGAAGGCCGCGACGAAGGCCTGCGAGGCCGGATTGTTCAGCGTGTGGTACCAGACCGTCGGCCAGGTGCCGCTGAGGTTGCCCGCGCCCGCCGCCCAGGCGTCGCCGGTGTTGAGATTGAAGCCGACCAGTGGGTAGGGCAGGCCGAACTCGGCATATTGCTTGACGAGGTTGGTGACCTGGTTGCCGGCGAGGTTGCAGCAGACCACGTCGGGCTTTGCTTGCCGCACCTTGAGGAGGTAAGGGCTGAAGTCGGTGACGTCGGTCGCAATCAGCTCATCGCCGATCAGGTTCGCCTCATGCGCGCCGAAGAACGACTTTGCCGCCTTCAAGAGGTCATGACCGAAGATGTAGTCGGCGGTGAGCGTGAAGAACTTCTTGCCCTTCACCATGCCCTTCTGCGACAGCGCGGTGCCG
The genomic region above belongs to Bradyrhizobium arachidis and contains:
- a CDS encoding branched-chain amino acid ABC transporter permease — encoded protein: MQFEFLLEQVVNGLVLGGYYLLIALGLSLIFSVGGIVNLAHGAFYALGAYVCVELTKRLGFGASVVISPFAVALLGILFERFILRRFYTADPILSLLVTFGLAMVAEQAIRMIWGAAPVTTEIPQNFRGSVIIGDFLFSRYRLLILAVVAAVLLGIWLLLQKTSFGRVVRAGIQRPDMVAALGIRLQPYMTAIVMLGVGMAALGGAFFAPITTVHPAMGAEIMTIAFVVVVIGGLGSFWGVVISALLVGVVRGIAIHFEPAAGEASIYILMFLVLLVRPRGLLGERIEKFE
- a CDS encoding ABC transporter substrate-binding protein, with product MIRYPRRTLLRAGAAFVGASALGFPAIVRAQAEKIRIGHLTPLTGFLGVIGSYAQLGVKLATEEINASGGILGKQIDLLSEDSINPATAATKAQRMLEQDGAVVLLGEISSASSLTIMQVAERNKKVFFSTGARSDALRGKNCNKYSFHCDIPNTVMVNAVGTALSQKGMVKGKKFFTLTADYIFGHDLLKAAKSFFGAHEANLIGDELIATDVTDFSPYLLKVRQAKPDVVCCNLAGNQVTNLVKQYAEFGLPYPLVGFNLNTGDAWAAGAGNLSGTWPTVWYHTLNNPASQAFVAAFSKKYGKPPENHAWIEYITLKLLAEAINTTKSTDSSELIAYFEKQSQFDIMKARKAYFRSWDHQLVQEAYPFTVKPKDQMKDQWDMLVLGDAVPAANDPLETIYPTKEQNPCEMKA